One part of the Spiroplasma turonicum genome encodes these proteins:
- a CDS encoding prolipoprotein diacylglyceryl transferase has protein sequence MINFLKSGEWVNGSPIPENIFPMEDGRYSDSLSFLYSIFIFIGVIAVIASSIVCLRIKKIPLKEFINGIYISIPVAIIGASMFGKLGSTGEDWKIYRLFFFWEPGLSFFGGMLFGSSAAFIWFWHKKRTTKISIWVYADAIVPNVLIGQSIGRWGNLFNHEIMGKQVSDSQMNKITWLPEFIWHRLFYFRNPQTGEELTSLQFREPLFLYESIATFLFWIIIIFLIPNIWKLINKKPYNLDPYAFPCKRNKTAKWLVQEKLINYNTQIPIVYLKNKNNEFSMSMSWVWKKAFTLYEADNVKNKEFQKIIDTRKQEVIKAEKNYTKLKKDIKEKIKKLKLLNNYKDKIKELKKDTNFIQWRKNKSRIREFVGRNSKELYKINNPLDLKVLHCGAISSIYIIFISTLRILLDSFRDPYELSVKMLPVLNYLSLTGILIMGIILLIFSQFITPKKWRESGWLYEKSY, from the coding sequence ATGATTAATTTCTTAAAATCAGGGGAATGAGTAAATGGAAGTCCAATTCCCGAAAACATTTTCCCTATGGAAGATGGTAGGTATTCTGATAGTCTTTCTTTTTTGTACTCTATTTTTATATTTATAGGAGTAATTGCGGTTATTGCTTCTTCAATAGTTTGTCTAAGAATAAAAAAAATACCATTGAAAGAGTTTATAAATGGTATTTACATATCTATTCCTGTTGCAATAATAGGGGCTAGCATGTTCGGAAAACTAGGTTCAACAGGTGAGGATTGAAAAATATATAGATTATTTTTTTTCTGAGAACCTGGACTAAGTTTTTTTGGTGGTATGTTATTTGGGAGTTCAGCTGCTTTTATTTGGTTTTGACATAAAAAAAGAACAACAAAAATATCTATATGGGTATATGCAGACGCCATAGTTCCAAATGTATTAATTGGTCAGTCAATAGGTAGATGAGGAAATTTATTTAATCATGAAATAATGGGTAAACAAGTATCAGATTCACAAATGAATAAAATAACTTGATTACCTGAGTTTATATGACACAGACTTTTTTATTTTAGAAATCCACAAACTGGTGAGGAACTAACTTCATTACAATTTAGAGAACCACTATTTTTGTATGAATCAATTGCAACATTTTTATTTTGAATAATAATTATTTTTTTAATCCCTAACATTTGAAAATTAATTAATAAAAAACCTTACAATTTAGACCCTTATGCATTCCCATGTAAGCGTAATAAAACTGCGAAATGATTAGTACAAGAAAAGCTAATCAACTATAATACTCAAATACCAATTGTGTATTTAAAAAATAAAAATAATGAGTTTAGTATGAGTATGTCATGAGTATGAAAGAAAGCTTTCACATTGTATGAGGCTGATAATGTTAAAAATAAAGAATTTCAAAAAATAATCGATACAAGAAAGCAAGAAGTAATTAAGGCAGAAAAAAACTACACCAAGTTAAAAAAAGACATTAAGGAAAAAATTAAAAAACTTAAGCTGCTCAATAATTACAAAGATAAAATTAAAGAATTAAAAAAAGATACTAACTTTATACAATGAAGAAAAAATAAATCAAGAATAAGAGAATTTGTAGGCAGAAACTCTAAAGAACTTTATAAAATAAACAATCCTTTAGACCTTAAAGTTTTACATTGTGGTGCAATAAGTTCAATTTATATAATATTTATATCCACATTAAGGATTTTGCTAGATTCATTCAGAGATCCTTATGAGTTATCTGTTAAAATGTTACCTGTTTTAAATTATTTATCTTTAACAGGAATTTTAATTATGGGTATAATTTTGTTAATTTTTTCACAATTTATAACACCAAAAAAATGAAGAGAAAGTGGATGATTATATGAAAAATCATATTAA
- the hprK gene encoding HPr(Ser) kinase/phosphatase — protein sequence MRILKAKDIITNFGLETLSSNEELLENKVEVYGVNRAGLELAGYFEEGKKSHRIIMMSTKEYQYIMNFNESERKERYKNLFKLNVPLIIITKKFADSLLIDCAKSNKVLVARSSSESTSNFTQTLLEFMDDYFAPTTELHGSLINVFGKGVLLVGESGIGKSEITLDLIKANHLFVGDDRIVVVRKYNELFGKSHEILKNLVEVRGIGIVDVSKTNGYQVIMNDTKIDIVIELSQFKNNGTDDYDRIGSDFQTYSILGAKLPYIKIPVATGRNIPNIIEVAVAKLKLRQNSNYQDEIELIAERTQNYND from the coding sequence ATGAGAATCTTAAAAGCAAAAGACATTATAACAAATTTTGGTTTAGAAACTTTATCAAGTAACGAAGAACTTTTAGAAAATAAAGTTGAAGTTTATGGTGTTAATAGAGCAGGGCTTGAATTAGCAGGTTATTTTGAAGAAGGAAAAAAATCTCATAGAATAATAATGATGTCTACAAAAGAATATCAGTATATTATGAACTTTAATGAATCTGAAAGAAAAGAAAGATACAAGAATTTATTTAAACTTAATGTTCCACTTATAATAATTACTAAAAAGTTTGCTGATTCTTTATTAATTGATTGTGCAAAGTCTAATAAAGTTTTAGTTGCAAGATCTTCATCTGAATCTACAAGTAACTTCACACAAACTTTATTGGAATTTATGGATGATTATTTTGCTCCAACAACTGAACTACATGGTTCCTTAATAAATGTATTCGGTAAAGGAGTTTTACTAGTTGGTGAATCAGGAATAGGTAAGTCAGAGATTACTTTAGACCTTATAAAAGCAAACCATTTATTTGTTGGTGATGATAGAATTGTTGTAGTTAGAAAATACAATGAGCTCTTTGGTAAAAGTCATGAAATTTTAAAAAATCTTGTTGAAGTTAGAGGTATAGGAATTGTAGATGTATCTAAGACAAACGGTTATCAGGTAATTATGAATGATACAAAAATAGATATTGTAATTGAACTATCTCAATTTAAAAACAATGGCACAGATGATTATGATAGAATTGGAAGCGATTTTCAGACTTACTCAATATTAGGTGCTAAATTACCCTACATCAAAATACCTGTTGCTACAGGTCGAAATATTCCAAATATCATTGAAGTAGCTGTAGCCAAATTAAAACTAAGACAAAACTCTAATTACCAAGACGAGATTGAACTTATCGCAGAAAGAACTCAAAACTATAATGATTAA